Proteins from a single region of Gemmatimonadota bacterium:
- a CDS encoding DUF488 domain-containing protein codes for MKKISSIPIYTIGYGSRSIEQFIEVLQQHEIAYLIDVRSAPYSRYKPEFSKEALEVKLQQHRIRYMFMGDTLGGHPDDETCYDAKGQVNYEKVKDTKVYQRGLERLQTAFAQQQCIALLCSEGKPEHCHRSKLIGASLTTQDLPVIHIDENDEQQTQDDVIDRLTKGQMFL; via the coding sequence ATGAAAAAAATATCATCCATCCCAATTTACACCATCGGTTACGGTAGCCGTTCTATTGAGCAATTCATCGAAGTACTACAACAACATGAAATTGCCTACCTTATCGATGTGCGCTCAGCTCCTTATTCTCGCTATAAACCCGAATTTTCTAAAGAGGCGCTGGAGGTGAAGTTGCAACAGCACCGGATTCGATATATGTTCATGGGCGACACGTTGGGTGGGCACCCCGATGACGAAACTTGTTATGATGCGAAAGGGCAGGTAAATTACGAAAAGGTAAAGGATACCAAAGTCTATCAGAGGGGACTTGAACGTCTCCAAACAGCCTTTGCTCAGCAACAATGTATTGCTCTCCTGTGTAGCGAGGGAAAGCCGGAACACTGCCATCGAAGCAAACTCATTGGAGCATCGCTCACGACACAGGATCTCCCCGTGATTCATATTGACGAAAACGACGAGCAGCAGACGCAGGATGACGTTATTGACCGTCTGACAAAAGGACAAATGTTTCTGT
- a CDS encoding helix-turn-helix transcriptional regulator — protein sequence MRINPDRLRSLRKKQKLSIAKLAEKTKRVDVEQTGITEKTIQRIERQSSQTAHEHTVECLAKALDVEAGVLTDELPLPDVEGLFTDDSGRGQINVQIGPKIRLAYDLIRERYDVNTTNLVSMAPLFFALLASGSLAWRKEKLKGVKEAIKSLKGNDDNEWDMFARITLPQENMAKMEDESISKEDIFGEVLAERFRRLLVSMRDDVPYPAVAAMRNVFGDEQSADPILSQDEWADFLSFAENEEWAEFYRSASPFVQYLRKLARENTDEIKVESGDLWSKYPDYIIFDNYINRISNNSPMARKALEFGHARLSEIPDALQAEDAGEKREKWLKEKLWGGLHGSYGQAANNSLVAQIALEFGYARLSEIPDALQAEDAGEKREKWLKEKLWGGLHGSYGQAANNSLVAQIALEFGYARLSEIPDALQAEDAGEKREKWLKEKLPDELLELMAEPRRDVLGKAEREKRAYENWWKAWETAEKKRLEESDAMEHGDES from the coding sequence ATGCGCATTAATCCTGATCGCCTCCGGTCTCTGCGTAAAAAGCAGAAGCTATCCATTGCTAAGCTGGCGGAAAAGACCAAGCGTGTAGATGTAGAACAGACTGGAATAACGGAAAAGACAATCCAGCGGATAGAAAGACAGTCCTCGCAAACGGCCCATGAACACACCGTAGAATGTCTGGCCAAGGCTCTGGACGTCGAAGCTGGTGTTTTGACGGATGAGTTACCTTTGCCGGATGTCGAGGGCCTGTTCACCGATGATTCGGGGCGCGGACAGATCAATGTGCAGATCGGACCAAAGATCCGGCTGGCTTATGATTTAATCCGGGAGCGATATGACGTCAATACGACTAATCTCGTCAGTATGGCCCCGCTGTTTTTTGCACTTTTGGCTTCGGGCAGCCTCGCGTGGCGAAAAGAAAAACTGAAGGGGGTGAAGGAGGCAATCAAGAGCCTGAAAGGTAATGATGATAATGAATGGGACATGTTTGCCAGGATTACGCTGCCACAAGAAAATATGGCAAAGATGGAGGATGAGTCTATCAGCAAGGAGGATATATTTGGGGAGGTCTTGGCAGAACGTTTCCGTCGGTTATTGGTTTCGATGCGGGATGATGTGCCATATCCAGCTGTGGCTGCAATGCGCAATGTGTTTGGCGATGAACAGTCGGCAGATCCAATACTGTCTCAGGATGAATGGGCGGATTTTTTATCATTTGCCGAGAATGAGGAGTGGGCTGAGTTCTATCGTTCAGCTAGTCCTTTTGTGCAATATCTGCGAAAGTTAGCGCGTGAAAACACCGATGAGATCAAGGTCGAGAGTGGTGATCTGTGGTCAAAGTACCCTGATTATATTATTTTTGATAATTATATTAATAGAATTTCTAATAATTCTCCGATGGCGCGGAAGGCTCTTGAATTCGGCCATGCACGGCTTTCGGAGATACCGGATGCGCTCCAGGCCGAAGACGCTGGTGAGAAGCGTGAGAAGTGGCTCAAAGAGAAATTGTGGGGTGGCCTGCACGGTTCTTACGGTCAGGCTGCTAATAATTCTCTGGTGGCGCAGATAGCTCTTGAATTCGGTTATGCACGGCTTTCGGAGATACCGGATGCGCTCCAGGCCGAAGACGCTGGTGAGAAGCGTGAGAAGTGGCTCAAAGAGAAATTGTGGGGTGGCCTGCACGGTTCTTACGGTCAGGCTGCTAATAATTCTCTGGTGGCGCAGATAGCTCTTGAATTCGGTTATGCACGGCTTTCGGAGATACCGGATGCGCTCCAGGCCGAAGACGCTGGTGAGAAGCGTGAGAAGTGGCTCAAAGAGAAATTGCCCGACGAATTGCTGGAATTAATGGCAGAGCCGAGGCGCGATGTTTTGGGTAAGGCGGAAAGGGAAAAGCGGGCTTATGAAAACTGGTGGAAAGCCTGGGAGACAGCAGAAAAAAAAAGGTTGGAGGAGTCTGATGCGATGGAGCACGGTGACGAGTCTTAA
- a CDS encoding nucleotidyltransferase domain-containing protein: MAHSLDTSDAIISEAIIDQIVQKIVDQVNPLQVILFGSYARGMPATDSDLDLFVVVESNLPRHKRSAKIRLLFSPAPCPLDILVYTPQEVESCSGVVNHIVTNVMTTGKILYERSPDRVCTSVD; this comes from the coding sequence ATGGCACATTCTTTAGATACATCAGACGCCATCATTTCTGAAGCAATTATCGATCAGATTGTGCAAAAAATCGTGGATCAGGTCAATCCGTTGCAGGTGATTTTATTTGGATCTTATGCCAGGGGAATGCCTGCGACAGATAGCGATCTGGATTTGTTTGTAGTTGTCGAGTCGAATCTGCCCCGTCATAAACGATCCGCAAAAATTCGTCTGTTATTTTCGCCAGCCCCTTGCCCCCTGGATATTCTGGTTTATACACCGCAGGAAGTCGAAAGCTGTTCTGGAGTGGTCAATCATATTGTGACAAATGTGATGACAACGGGAAAAATACTGTATGAACGATCCCCAGACCGAGTTTGCACGTCAGTGGATTAA
- a CDS encoding methyltransferase domain-containing protein, which produces MSKDTVTTLYTTSFKGIGQVTVRELRFCFGDRLSNVRTDRVRDYDLVQFNYRGDPLALRQLGTVEDVFLHLADVPLSGEREDLNIIGEIPDLIPSLNVHRQFNGLPRGRTRYRVIVQASMQGWQSYRRNQMQEAVERAVHRRFPRWRLVPDDANVELWLQQTGRQVRLGLRLTDRTMRHRTYKTANRPASLRPTIARALVQLTRPEDGDVFLDPMCGAGTVMIERALVCRYALVQGGDIDEQAVADTLENFGNRHKPRNVYHWDARQLPLPDQSVDKVATNPPWGRQVGSVFELRALYESAFAEIDRVLRPNGVVAVLSSEWNVIKSALAQTNLTLIEQIKDIAVLGRRADIFVAQKFAV; this is translated from the coding sequence GTGAGTAAAGATACTGTGACGACTTTATATACTACGTCATTCAAGGGTATTGGGCAGGTTACTGTGCGGGAGTTGCGGTTTTGTTTTGGGGATCGCCTTTCCAATGTGCGGACAGACCGCGTGCGGGATTACGATCTGGTGCAGTTCAACTATCGGGGCGATCCGCTGGCGTTGCGCCAACTGGGGACTGTGGAGGATGTTTTTTTGCATCTTGCGGATGTGCCGCTGAGTGGAGAGCGGGAGGATCTCAATATCATAGGTGAGATACCCGATCTGATTCCGTCGCTCAATGTACACAGGCAGTTCAATGGGTTGCCCAGAGGGCGCACAAGGTATCGCGTTATTGTTCAGGCATCCATGCAGGGCTGGCAATCGTACCGCCGCAATCAGATGCAGGAGGCGGTTGAGCGGGCTGTGCATCGCCGCTTTCCCAGATGGCGTCTTGTGCCCGATGATGCCAATGTGGAATTGTGGTTGCAACAGACCGGCAGGCAGGTGCGTCTGGGGTTGCGCCTTACGGATCGCACGATGCGCCATCGCACGTATAAGACTGCGAATCGCCCGGCGTCGCTGCGTCCCACGATTGCGCGGGCACTCGTTCAGCTTACCCGTCCGGAAGATGGCGATGTTTTTCTGGATCCGATGTGCGGTGCGGGTACGGTTATGATTGAGCGCGCACTTGTGTGTCGCTATGCGCTGGTTCAGGGTGGGGATATTGACGAGCAAGCTGTTGCGGATACGCTGGAGAATTTTGGCAATCGCCACAAACCGCGCAATGTTTATCACTGGGATGCGCGTCAATTGCCTCTGCCCGATCAATCGGTTGACAAGGTTGCGACCAACCCGCCCTGGGGCCGTCAGGTTGGGTCTGTTTTTGAACTCCGCGCGCTCTATGAATCTGCTTTTGCAGAGATTGACCGGGTTTTGCGTCCCAATGGCGTTGTTGCGGTTCTTTCGAGCGAGTGGAATGTGATCAAGAGTGCGCTGGCGCAGACCAATTTGACGCTGATTGAACAGATTAAAGATATCGCGGTGCTGGGCCGGCGCGCCGATATTTTTGTCGCGCAGAAATTTGCAGTTTGA
- the bioD gene encoding dethiobiotin synthase has translation MTRGIFVTGTDTEIGKTAITAGLAAVLKRRGIDAGVMKPISAGGRADAELLRRAAQSDQSLDTINPIFLRDPLSPNIAAAREERVLNLASVFDAFDRLSKVHDYLLVEGVGGLLVPIADDFLVVDLAARFDLSLLIVARAALGTINHTLLTIEAAEARGLQINGVIYNTLSPGGPDVSAQMSPEVVTRISGVPSAGTVPYDPDVDVDAICLGGMVELVEAHVDVDLILGE, from the coding sequence GTGACGCGGGGGATTTTTGTGACGGGTACGGATACGGAGATCGGAAAGACGGCGATTACAGCCGGGTTGGCTGCGGTGCTGAAAAGGCGGGGGATCGATGCAGGGGTTATGAAGCCGATTTCTGCGGGTGGTCGCGCAGATGCAGAGTTGTTAAGACGGGCTGCGCAATCTGACCAGTCTCTGGATACGATCAATCCAATTTTCTTGCGCGATCCGCTTTCGCCGAATATTGCGGCTGCGCGGGAAGAGAGGGTGCTCAATCTGGCATCTGTTTTTGACGCTTTTGATCGTCTTTCGAAAGTTCACGATTATTTGCTCGTCGAAGGTGTGGGCGGTCTTCTGGTGCCGATTGCGGATGATTTTCTGGTGGTAGATCTCGCTGCGCGTTTCGATTTGTCTCTTCTTATTGTGGCTCGCGCAGCTTTGGGTACGATTAATCATACGTTGCTTACGATTGAGGCAGCGGAGGCACGCGGTCTTCAGATTAATGGTGTGATCTACAATACGCTGTCGCCGGGGGGACCAGATGTGTCGGCGCAGATGAGTCCAGAGGTTGTGACGCGCATTTCCGGGGTTCCGTCGGCGGGTACTGTCCCTTATGATCCGGATGTCGATGTGGATGCGATTTGCCTGGGGGGGATGGTGGAGCTGGTTGAGGCGCATGTTGATGTGGATTTGATTTTGGGTGAGTAA
- a CDS encoding HEPN domain-containing protein has protein sequence MNDPQTEFARQWIKKAENDVITARQTLALKDGPTDTPCFHAQQAVEKSLKALLTVNGIVFPYTHDVIALLDMSIDLMAELACFREVCAELSAYGVDVRYPGDFVDPPREDAHSALKVAENITSLIKNKVDRLLANESGGSCNQ, from the coding sequence ATGAACGATCCCCAGACCGAGTTTGCACGTCAGTGGATTAAAAAAGCCGAAAACGATGTGATCACGGCGCGGCAAACCCTGGCATTAAAAGATGGCCCAACCGACACGCCGTGTTTTCATGCCCAGCAGGCAGTAGAAAAGTCTCTAAAAGCACTGTTGACTGTAAATGGCATTGTATTTCCCTATACACATGATGTGATTGCGTTGTTGGATATGTCCATTGATTTGATGGCTGAACTGGCATGCTTTCGGGAAGTTTGTGCAGAGCTTTCGGCTTATGGTGTTGATGTGCGCTATCCGGGCGATTTTGTGGATCCACCTCGTGAAGATGCCCATTCTGCTCTGAAGGTGGCGGAAAACATTACGTCTCTCATAAAAAATAAAGTGGATAGATTGCTTGCCAATGAATCCGGAGGTAGTTGCAACCAATAA
- the bioA gene encoding adenosylmethionine--8-amino-7-oxononanoate transaminase, whose protein sequence is MDDAQKRHLKDIDRAVVWHPFTQMRDYADEDPVIISHGDGVYLVDIDGNRYLDGFSSMWCNVHGHRVAEIDGAICAQLDRVAHSTLLGLSNIPAVQLAEKLVQIAPRGLSRVFFSDSGATAVEVAVKMAFQYWQQRAHPRREKDSFLHLTESYHGDTIGSVSVGGIAHFHQVYRPLLFSSVAAPVPHPYRCEYCNGSCDRTCFDTLEKVIAEHADCLAAFIVEPLVQGAGGMLMHPPGFLKHAAELCDRYDVLLIVDEVATGFGRTGKMFACEHEDVAPDLLCLGKGLTGGYLPVAATLATDEIYDAFLGDYEEMKTFFHGHTYTGNPLGCVAALATIEKFETDRTLERLEYKIAYLAEQLQRFRDLAHVGDVRQRGFIVAVELVLDAENKTPYPFEDRIGHRVCDVARENGLLIRPLVNTVVLMPPYAISKGEIDQMIDIVCDAIIAVTEGDER, encoded by the coding sequence ATGGACGATGCGCAGAAACGCCATTTGAAGGATATCGACCGCGCGGTTGTCTGGCATCCGTTTACGCAGATGCGGGATTATGCGGATGAGGACCCTGTTATTATTTCGCACGGCGATGGTGTTTATCTCGTGGATATTGACGGCAATCGCTATCTGGATGGGTTTTCGTCTATGTGGTGCAATGTGCACGGGCATCGCGTTGCGGAGATTGACGGGGCTATTTGCGCGCAACTCGACCGCGTGGCGCACAGTACGCTGTTGGGTTTGTCCAATATTCCGGCTGTTCAACTTGCGGAGAAGCTGGTGCAGATCGCGCCGCGGGGGCTCAGTCGGGTTTTTTTTTCGGATAGTGGCGCGACTGCGGTTGAAGTTGCGGTTAAGATGGCGTTTCAATACTGGCAGCAGCGGGCACATCCGCGTCGAGAGAAGGACTCTTTTTTGCATCTGACGGAGAGCTATCACGGCGATACGATTGGCTCGGTGAGCGTGGGGGGGATCGCGCATTTTCACCAGGTGTATCGGCCTTTGCTTTTTTCTTCTGTTGCTGCGCCTGTTCCGCATCCCTACCGGTGTGAGTACTGCAATGGGTCGTGTGATAGGACGTGTTTTGATACTCTGGAGAAGGTCATTGCCGAGCATGCGGATTGTCTCGCGGCTTTTATCGTGGAGCCGCTCGTGCAGGGAGCAGGGGGCATGCTTATGCATCCGCCGGGTTTTCTCAAACATGCGGCTGAGTTGTGCGATAGATACGATGTGCTTCTGATTGTGGATGAGGTCGCTACGGGTTTTGGTCGCACCGGGAAGATGTTTGCCTGTGAACACGAAGATGTCGCGCCCGATTTGCTCTGCCTGGGCAAGGGGCTTACCGGGGGGTATCTTCCGGTGGCGGCTACGCTTGCGACGGATGAGATTTACGATGCGTTTTTGGGCGATTATGAGGAGATGAAGACTTTTTTTCACGGGCATACTTACACGGGCAATCCGCTCGGTTGCGTGGCTGCGCTTGCGACGATAGAGAAATTTGAGACAGATCGCACGTTGGAGAGATTGGAATATAAGATCGCGTATCTCGCGGAGCAGTTGCAGCGGTTCAGGGATCTGGCACATGTGGGGGATGTTCGTCAGAGGGGTTTTATTGTGGCTGTTGAACTGGTGTTGGATGCGGAGAATAAAACGCCGTATCCCTTTGAGGACCGTATAGGGCATCGGGTGTGCGATGTTGCCCGAGAAAATGGGCTTCTCATTCGCCCACTGGTCAATACGGTTGTTCTTATGCCTCCTTATGCTATTTCCAAAGGCGAGATAGATCAGATGATAGATATTGTTTGCGATGCGATTATAGCTGTTACAGAAGGGGATGAGAGGTGA